The Anoplopoma fimbria isolate UVic2021 breed Golden Eagle Sablefish unplaced genomic scaffold, Afim_UVic_2022 Un_contig_9093_pilon_pilon, whole genome shotgun sequence genome includes the window ggggacagaaggctaaggcggctaaccggggcaaaggcaaggtaggggaatccggtggttCAGTTTCAGGAGATTGACCTAATGTCCTCTTCTTCCTGGTTagtgaatgaatatatatatatatatatatatatatatatatataatatatatatatatatatgaacaagtGATTTCAAATAATCCATTGAATGTAGTTgatgaggactgaggacagCGTTGCTCAACTAACCAGAAAGAAGACAATGAGGAGTATGATAACCAGGAGAGCAGCACAGATGTTCAaattgaagacattttaaaacatcacGTGTAATAtcagtacattttaaatcattttacaccCTGACCAACGTTCTATCCACAGAGTCTCTAAAAGAGAGGACACCATCATGTGTAACAACCCATCAGgaaaaaatacaagttaaacTAAGTTGCCTCTCTAACATATTACTGTTTGCTGTGAGCTGAGCCATCTAAGTTACTGCGTCACACTGAAGCTAATAGCTGAATtcaattataaatatatgtattaagCAAGGTCCATGGGTAATGTGTGTTTAGACCAGAGATGTCTGGTCTGCAGCTCTCAGTTTATCAGATGGAGAAAATAATATAGATGATATGTAACACTGTTACTCGTCCTCATGAGCAAGGTGACAAAGTAGAGGGACTCATCAGTAAAGACAACAGATGTTCACTCAGCGGTCCTGTTGGGTCTGAAGTTCACAGCAGCGTAGTGCACCTGATCCTGTTCTGGATCTGGATGTGGCCGGACTCTGCTGTAGAGAGGATCTGTGTGGTTCTGAGGGAAGTGGACTCTGCTGTAGAGAGGATCTGTGTGGTTCTGAGGGAAGAGGACTCTGCTGTAGACCAGATCATTCTGATCTGTTGGTGGAGCTGAGACGTCCTCAAACACAGGACCAGGGTTTAACTGATGAGGAGACAAATAACTTCACTTTATACTGcacttcagtgttttattttttattgtagcaGAGTCTTTAGTTCCAGTCTTTACCTGCTCCATGTGGACTGAGGTTTCATTTGTTGGAGGTTGACCTGAAGTCCTCTTCTTTCTgattcataaaatgaataaatatgtgaatgaaTCAGAGCTTTCAGCTTGTAGATTAAATGTGGTTGGTCTGAAACAGAGGACAGTTGCTCACCTGATCCagcagaagacagagaggggtATTATAACCAGGAGAGCAGCACAgactcctgcagctgctgctggtgtccATTGTCCTCTTTTACTCTGGACAGTGAGAGTCTTTACATGAGAGCTGATGTTGTTGTGGCTTCTGACAGCACAGGCGTAGCTTCCTGCATGCTGACTGCTGACCGGGTCCAGAACCAGGTGTTTGTTGTGGTTCTCTGTCGGGGTCAGAGGTCGACTGTTGAAGAACCAGATGTAGTTTGTGTTGTCAGTCAGAGGACAGCTGGTACTGCAGGTCAGTGTGACTCTCTGGTCCTCTGTCACCACTGCAGAAGGACTCAACTCCACTTTCAGGCCTGGAAGATGTTTAGAGAGGCagtagatgtaaaaaaaaaaaaaaaaaaagggcattttaCTTGAGATTGTTTTTCACTACGTCTGTGCAGTCCTATAAGGCATGAATGAAGCATTTTAGAATTTTaacaggaagttaaaaaaatgGTACCGAAGTTTATACATCAGCTTAAACGGAGAAAGTCAACATAATGTTGAGAGTTACCTGTGACAACCAGAGTGACTCCAGGTGAATCAGACCGTTTCCATCTTTTGTCATCTTGGAGTATGAATGTGTATTCTGCTGAGTCATCCTTCTTCAGGTTACTGATTGTCAGGATGTGTTGGTTCTTCATGTTGTCATGATACTTCACACCACCTTCAGCTTTAATTGGCTCTTCAACGTCTTTCTTCAcacttctctttattttaaaccatgatTTAGATTTTGGTTTCTTGTTGTTGGGATTAGAATATTCACTAGAGATGTTGACTGAAGAACCTTCCAGAGCACAGATTCTCCTGCTGACATAATTAATACTCCAGCAGTTCGGATCATCGAGACCTGAAAAATAGATGAGTCACAACATGTCATATGCAGCAAACGTGTCGTTTAACAGTGTGAGATTTAGTGATATCTGATGTTTGTTGCAGATTTAAACCA containing:
- the LOC129116804 gene encoding B-cell receptor CD22-like — protein: MSDESHQNLTIKDLTDRDENVYCCRKNGDDPINCWSEGIKLHVADLQVKVIPTTDGQTVALICSSSCPLTEEPAVYIWYQNREVLYQDWSPWYQQLVSSEEAVRYSCAIKGYEDLRAPEVSVDSVTRSCFKVTYAKGTMCSNKQTSEEEPCSITYPTEVHVQRTFGAEPGRITLKCNTNCPLTDSETSYRWYKGGYLYENIKRQQATVPRSSNETFSCAVKGIEDLHSAEVCLDDPNCWSINYVSRRICALEGSSVNISSEYSNPNNKKPKSKSWFKIKRSVKKDVEEPIKAEGGVKYHDNMKNQHILTISNLKKDDSAEYTFILQDDKRWKRSDSPGVTLVVTGLKVELSPSAVVTEDQRVTLTCSTSCPLTDNTNYIWFFNSRPLTPTENHNKHLVLDPVSSQHAGSYACAVRSHNNISSHVKTLTVQSKRGQWTPAAAAGVCAALLVIIPLSVFCWIRKKRTSGQPPTNETSVHMEQLNPGPVFEDVSAPPTDQNDLVYSRVLFPQNHTDPLYSRVHFPQNHTDPLYSRVRPHPDPEQDQVHYAAVNFRPNRTAE